In one window of Nakamurella sp. PAMC28650 DNA:
- a CDS encoding FAD-binding oxidoreductase produces MTTSVVSQAVDGSTSEASAAPDDAASLGELVVALRALLGDDAVSTDLTAREQASVDGAPMSPILAAQLPLGLADLVVYVRDPDSVPGIVALAVRHGVPITPRGKGTGNYGQGIPLRGGMVLDMSRAARIIEVGHGFITAEAGATMIALERAARKTGQQLWMYPSTTGSSIGGFLGGGSGGTGSIAHGNNDSGFVVALDVVHGWEDPQLIHVEGEAAGGYVHAYGVTGIIVRATVKLEPAQEWSSLYASFDTFADALPVVRSLGRSKPFPRLVSADVPFVAGVLPEDPAIPKGRASLRAIIDPTTAADATAAVVAGGGRVESIREGFRGSVKLSMLSYNHPTYHLQKSDPDRYFHLEVGGEVLFDDIDAVHAVFPGSMLHIEAAHTVPIGMLNALYESPEQVYAGIERLRAIGVGVHSPHQYYVDYKVDAARDLAAVNDPDGLLNPGKLV; encoded by the coding sequence ATGACGACCTCCGTTGTCTCGCAGGCAGTCGATGGGTCTACGTCCGAGGCGTCCGCGGCCCCTGACGACGCCGCGTCGCTCGGCGAGTTGGTCGTGGCCTTGCGCGCACTGCTCGGCGACGATGCCGTCAGCACCGACCTGACGGCGCGCGAGCAGGCGTCGGTCGACGGCGCTCCGATGTCGCCGATCCTGGCCGCCCAGCTGCCGCTCGGCCTGGCCGATCTGGTCGTCTACGTCCGGGATCCGGACTCGGTTCCCGGGATCGTCGCGCTCGCCGTCCGGCATGGCGTCCCGATCACCCCGCGGGGCAAGGGCACGGGCAACTACGGGCAGGGCATTCCGCTCAGAGGCGGCATGGTGCTGGACATGTCCAGGGCCGCCAGGATCATCGAGGTCGGCCACGGATTCATCACCGCGGAGGCCGGCGCGACGATGATCGCGCTCGAGCGGGCCGCACGGAAGACCGGTCAGCAGTTGTGGATGTACCCCTCGACCACCGGTAGTTCGATCGGCGGGTTTCTCGGCGGCGGCTCGGGCGGTACCGGTTCGATTGCGCACGGCAACAACGACTCCGGGTTCGTCGTCGCGCTGGACGTCGTGCACGGCTGGGAGGATCCACAGCTGATCCATGTCGAGGGCGAGGCTGCCGGTGGCTATGTCCACGCCTACGGTGTCACCGGCATCATCGTGCGTGCCACCGTGAAACTCGAGCCGGCACAGGAATGGTCGTCGCTGTACGCAAGTTTCGACACCTTCGCCGACGCCCTGCCGGTGGTCCGCAGCCTGGGCCGATCCAAGCCGTTTCCTCGTCTGGTGTCGGCCGACGTGCCGTTCGTGGCCGGCGTTCTGCCCGAGGACCCCGCCATTCCGAAGGGCCGGGCCAGTCTGCGTGCCATCATCGACCCGACGACGGCAGCGGACGCCACCGCCGCGGTCGTGGCCGGCGGCGGGCGCGTCGAGTCGATCCGCGAGGGCTTCCGCGGCAGCGTCAAACTGAGCATGCTCTCCTACAACCATCCCACCTACCATCTGCAGAAGTCGGACCCGGACCGGTATTTCCACCTCGAGGTCGGGGGCGAGGTCCTGTTCGACGACATCGACGCCGTGCACGCGGTATTCCCCGGATCGATGCTGCACATCGAGGCTGCCCACACCGTGCCGATCGGGATGCTCAATGCGCTCTACGAGAGCCCGGAGCAGGTCTACGCCGGCATCGAGCGGCTCCGGGCGATCGGCGTCGGCGTGCACAGTCCGCATCAGTACTACGTGGACTACAAGGTGGATGCCGCCCGCGACCTCGCCGCGGTCAACGATCCGGACGGACTGCTGAACCCGGGGAAGTTGGTGTGA
- a CDS encoding creatininase family protein, with amino-acid sequence MSSVAATSALSEDSVIVLPTGAIEHHGPHLPLSTDQLIADAVAAAAVDSAAASGVDVWRLPGLAYTKSDEHHWASGTFWLGWDTMMSTLVEIGRSVAATPARRLAFLNGHGGMSALLQVACREIRRLHGLQTFVLHAAVPPDQGGPSAAGELGLGVHGGLQETSMILHLRPELVDLSLAVRSVPEHLTDYQYVGFGKAVSFGWLSNDFGPSGVIGDPTGASAERGEELFETAVHRCAAALAEVAVFDPAGPAPVGPRRAG; translated from the coding sequence ATGTCATCGGTGGCAGCAACTTCCGCGTTGTCCGAGGATTCGGTGATCGTGCTGCCCACCGGTGCGATCGAGCATCATGGTCCGCATCTTCCGCTGTCGACCGACCAACTGATCGCCGACGCGGTCGCCGCGGCGGCGGTCGACTCGGCCGCAGCGTCCGGCGTCGACGTCTGGCGTCTCCCCGGCCTGGCCTACACCAAGTCCGACGAGCACCACTGGGCGTCCGGCACGTTCTGGCTGGGTTGGGACACCATGATGTCGACGCTCGTGGAGATCGGCCGATCGGTGGCCGCCACGCCGGCCCGCCGGTTGGCCTTCCTCAACGGCCACGGCGGAATGAGTGCGCTGCTGCAGGTGGCCTGCCGCGAGATCAGGCGACTCCACGGTCTGCAGACCTTCGTGCTGCACGCAGCGGTGCCGCCCGACCAGGGCGGCCCGTCCGCTGCCGGCGAGCTGGGCCTCGGGGTGCACGGTGGGTTGCAGGAGACGTCGATGATCCTGCACCTGCGACCTGAGCTGGTCGACCTGTCACTGGCGGTGCGAAGTGTCCCGGAGCACCTGACCGACTACCAGTACGTCGGTTTCGGCAAAGCGGTCAGCTTCGGTTGGCTGAGCAACGACTTCGGTCCCAGTGGTGTGATCGGCGACCCGACGGGGGCGTCTGCGGAGCGGGGCGAGGAACTGTTCGAGACGGCCGTGCACCGCTGCGCCGCGGCGCTGGCCGAGGTGGCCGTGTTCGATCCGGCCGGGCCTGCCCCGGTAGGGCCGCGCCGTGCTGGATGA
- a CDS encoding amidohydrolase family protein: MLDELTAGPLAVTGLRGVQLPDGSVHDLVIVDALVAEVLPSQTIPDAPGVFDLDGHVVMGAGSEAHAHLDKAMSVDGIGDSGMTPGYGDLHHAIEQWRLISEAADEADYHRRAKATALELLSNGVTAVRSHCNLNDGDEPFVGLTALIRVRDELAPLMDIEIAVQPAPWSPTADIAGAIELGADIIGGCPHLAEDPEAELDRLVELAHHFGVGIDIHADEQLTPTMLSVRSLARHALSRPFAGTVTAGHCVSLGVLADPMLTQVVTELAAAGVGVVTLPITNLYLQGWEHPVATPRGLTAVRALLDAGVVLAAGGDNIRDPFNPVGRADPLETATLLVVAGHLSIEEAVAAVTAGGRAVMGLPVAGPFVGGAADLLLCKGTSLSDVVARGPRDRVVLHRGQIVSASTSRTVTAAVS; the protein is encoded by the coding sequence GTGCTGGATGAGCTCACGGCCGGCCCGCTGGCCGTGACGGGTCTTCGCGGGGTGCAACTACCGGACGGATCCGTGCACGACCTGGTCATCGTGGACGCGTTGGTGGCGGAAGTCCTGCCATCGCAGACCATCCCGGACGCCCCGGGCGTTTTCGACCTCGACGGTCACGTCGTGATGGGGGCCGGGTCCGAGGCCCATGCGCACCTGGACAAGGCGATGAGCGTCGACGGTATCGGCGACAGCGGAATGACCCCCGGCTACGGCGATCTGCATCACGCCATCGAGCAGTGGAGACTGATCAGTGAAGCCGCGGACGAGGCCGACTACCACCGGCGCGCCAAAGCCACCGCGTTGGAACTGCTGAGCAACGGCGTGACGGCGGTTCGATCGCATTGCAACCTGAACGATGGCGACGAACCGTTCGTCGGTTTGACGGCGCTGATCAGGGTCCGTGACGAGTTGGCCCCCTTGATGGACATCGAGATCGCAGTGCAGCCGGCGCCATGGTCGCCGACGGCGGACATCGCCGGTGCGATCGAGCTCGGTGCCGACATCATCGGCGGGTGCCCACATCTCGCGGAAGACCCGGAAGCCGAACTGGACCGCCTGGTCGAGTTGGCCCACCACTTCGGGGTCGGCATCGACATCCACGCCGACGAACAGCTCACCCCGACCATGCTGTCGGTGAGATCCCTGGCACGACATGCCCTTTCCCGCCCTTTCGCCGGGACGGTGACGGCCGGGCACTGTGTCAGTCTCGGTGTGCTCGCCGATCCCATGCTGACGCAGGTCGTGACGGAACTGGCGGCCGCCGGTGTCGGGGTGGTCACGTTGCCGATCACGAACCTGTACCTGCAGGGCTGGGAACATCCGGTCGCCACGCCGCGCGGGCTCACCGCCGTCCGCGCCCTGCTGGACGCCGGGGTCGTGCTCGCCGCGGGTGGGGACAACATCCGTGACCCGTTCAACCCGGTCGGCCGGGCCGACCCACTGGAGACGGCCACCCTGCTCGTGGTCGCCGGTCACCTGAGCATCGAGGAGGCGGTGGCGGCGGTGACGGCGGGAGGTCGGGCGGTGATGGGCCTGCCGGTCGCGGGACCGTTCGTCGGTGGTGCTGCGGATCTGTTGCTCTGCAAGGGAACATCTCTCAGCGACGTGGTCGCGCGTGGGCCGAGGGATCGGGTGGTCCTGCACCGCGGCCAGATCGTGTCGGCCTCGACCAGTCGCACCGTGACCGCGGCCGTATCGTGA
- a CDS encoding helix-turn-helix domain-containing protein, translating to MQDDAGDQDARLGQEIRRLRHQHGLTLVSLAARTSLSHPFLSQLERGLARPSMASLERIARALGSSQSELMARAADDGDLGGDRSSGGAFTLVRAGDGTVVQAQGGTVRLLVRGQARFHPMLYTGTNPDFEEYYQHPEDEFVHVIAGAVEVDLGESGPVVLAPGDSLYYPGGTRHRWRTLGDSGYRLLAVKDLPAPGG from the coding sequence GTGCAGGATGACGCGGGCGACCAGGACGCCAGGCTCGGACAGGAGATCCGGCGGCTGCGCCACCAGCACGGACTGACCCTGGTCAGCCTGGCCGCGCGGACCAGCCTGTCCCACCCGTTCCTGAGCCAGCTCGAGCGCGGCCTCGCCCGGCCGAGCATGGCCAGTCTGGAGCGCATCGCCAGGGCGCTCGGCAGCAGCCAGTCGGAACTGATGGCCAGAGCCGCCGACGACGGTGATCTCGGCGGGGATCGTTCCAGCGGAGGAGCTTTCACCCTCGTCCGGGCCGGGGATGGCACGGTGGTGCAGGCCCAGGGCGGAACGGTCCGGCTGCTGGTGCGAGGGCAGGCGAGGTTCCACCCGATGCTCTACACGGGGACCAACCCCGACTTCGAGGAGTACTACCAGCACCCCGAGGATGAATTCGTCCACGTCATCGCAGGTGCCGTCGAGGTCGACCTCGGCGAGTCCGGACCTGTCGTCCTGGCGCCGGGCGATTCGCTCTACTACCCGGGCGGGACAAGGCACCGCTGGCGGACGCTGGGCGACTCGGGGTACCGGCTGCTCGCCGTCAAGGATCTCCCCGCGCCGGGTGGATGA
- a CDS encoding ABC transporter ATP-binding protein, which translates to MRSSATGVGRDAAAGADAGPGDLLDFTGVTKTFPNGTVALTDVDLAVSRGEFVTVVGPSGCGKSTLLRIASGLTGISSGTADVSAERVGYVFQDATLLPWRTVRRNVELLSELAGVKKARRSADAQAAIDLVGLSGFENHLPRTLSGGMRMRTSLARSLTLDPDLFLFDEPFGALDEITRERLNDELIRLFATQRFGALFITHSVSEAVYLSTRVLVMSGRPGRIVETFDVPFDLPRDPEIRFTAEFAALAGQVSHALRAGHS; encoded by the coding sequence ATGCGCTCCTCAGCAACCGGAGTCGGGCGTGACGCTGCGGCCGGGGCCGACGCCGGGCCCGGTGACCTGCTGGACTTCACGGGCGTCACCAAGACGTTTCCGAACGGCACCGTCGCGTTGACCGATGTGGATCTGGCCGTCTCGCGCGGCGAGTTCGTCACGGTGGTCGGACCCTCCGGCTGCGGCAAGAGCACTTTGCTGCGGATCGCCTCGGGCCTGACCGGTATCAGCAGCGGTACCGCGGACGTCTCGGCCGAGCGCGTGGGCTACGTCTTCCAGGACGCGACCCTCCTGCCGTGGCGGACGGTGCGGCGCAACGTGGAACTGCTGTCGGAACTGGCCGGTGTGAAGAAGGCGAGACGCAGCGCCGACGCGCAGGCGGCCATCGACCTGGTCGGGCTCAGCGGTTTCGAGAACCATCTGCCGCGCACACTTTCCGGCGGCATGCGGATGCGGACGTCGTTGGCCAGGTCGCTGACCCTGGATCCCGACCTGTTCCTGTTCGACGAGCCGTTCGGTGCCCTGGACGAGATCACCAGGGAGCGACTGAACGACGAACTGATCCGGCTGTTCGCCACCCAGCGGTTCGGCGCTCTGTTCATCACCCACTCCGTCAGCGAAGCGGTGTACTTGTCCACCAGGGTGCTGGTGATGTCCGGACGACCAGGTCGGATCGTCGAGACCTTCGACGTCCCCTTCGATCTGCCGCGAGATCCGGAGATCCGGTTCACCGCCGAGTTCGCGGCGCTGGCCGGCCAGGTCTCGCACGCCCTGCGGGCGGGCCACTCATGA
- a CDS encoding amidohydrolase family protein → MLTFSGARALMIDQQTVRTGDLHCRDGRVVAHPRAIRQHGADDQPSGEVVDVSDCVITPGLVNAHHHLLQTAFRTLPGTRDVPMATWLPTMAEAYRSVGVDPELAGAAAAVGIAESLLCGVTTVADHHLTWPRGVGIEGLTDIAVAIAGAAGVLGARLVFVRGSAGDDPEQAALSAESIVQQLVPSGGGVTGDGMLQVAVGPAGVHSDGRATFDALAQVAARHGLRRRTQANEVVDVVIAAQRYGRRPLDLLDDWGWLAPDVTLAHLCGVTPAEIGLLAERGVGATHAPGCDLPMGWGVAPVAALLEAGVTVGLGTSGGGSNDASHLLADARLALQIAPAAGRPLAALEVLGAATAGSATGLGRHELGHLGVGAAADLCVWDVGGVADAGVADPVAGLLWAAPGRRPRHVVVGGKWVVRDGALVRGDEHDIARRLTRLLARRSAV, encoded by the coding sequence ATGCTGACGTTCTCCGGTGCCAGAGCCCTGATGATCGACCAGCAGACCGTCCGGACGGGCGATCTGCACTGCCGCGACGGCCGCGTCGTCGCCCACCCGAGGGCGATCCGTCAGCATGGCGCCGATGATCAGCCCTCGGGCGAAGTCGTGGACGTCTCGGACTGCGTCATCACCCCTGGCCTGGTCAACGCCCACCACCACCTGCTGCAGACCGCGTTCCGCACCCTCCCCGGCACCAGGGACGTCCCGATGGCGACCTGGCTGCCGACGATGGCGGAGGCCTACCGCTCGGTCGGGGTGGACCCGGAACTCGCCGGGGCCGCAGCAGCGGTCGGGATCGCCGAGAGCCTGCTGTGCGGGGTCACCACCGTCGCCGACCATCACCTGACCTGGCCGAGGGGCGTCGGCATCGAAGGACTCACGGACATCGCGGTGGCGATCGCCGGCGCGGCAGGCGTGCTCGGTGCGCGACTGGTGTTCGTCAGGGGAAGTGCCGGTGACGATCCGGAGCAGGCCGCACTCTCGGCGGAAAGCATCGTGCAGCAACTGGTTCCCTCCGGCGGCGGGGTGACGGGCGACGGAATGCTGCAGGTGGCGGTCGGGCCCGCCGGGGTGCACAGCGACGGGCGGGCCACCTTCGATGCACTGGCGCAGGTGGCGGCCCGCCACGGGCTGCGGCGCCGGACCCAGGCCAACGAGGTGGTCGACGTCGTCATCGCGGCGCAGCGCTACGGGCGCCGTCCACTGGACTTGCTCGACGACTGGGGTTGGCTGGCACCGGATGTCACGCTGGCGCACCTGTGCGGCGTGACGCCCGCGGAGATCGGCCTGCTGGCGGAGCGGGGGGTCGGCGCCACCCACGCCCCCGGTTGCGATCTGCCGATGGGTTGGGGCGTGGCGCCGGTGGCCGCGTTGCTGGAGGCCGGGGTGACGGTCGGGCTCGGTACCAGTGGTGGAGGCAGCAACGACGCGTCGCATCTGCTGGCCGACGCCCGGTTGGCCCTGCAGATCGCTCCGGCGGCCGGCCGTCCACTGGCCGCCCTCGAAGTGCTCGGTGCGGCCACCGCGGGGTCGGCCACCGGGCTCGGCCGGCACGAGCTGGGGCACCTGGGGGTCGGAGCGGCGGCTGATCTCTGCGTGTGGGATGTCGGCGGCGTGGCCGACGCCGGCGTCGCCGACCCGGTCGCGGGCCTGCTCTGGGCGGCGCCGGGCCGACGCCCGAGACATGTGGTGGTGGGCGGGAAATGGGTGGTCCGCGACGGCGCCCTGGTGCGGGGGGACGAACACGACATCGCCCGACGCCTGACCCGGTTGCTGGCCCGGCGGAGCGCGGTCTGA
- a CDS encoding ABC transporter permease: MSVTGLQKTESAPDGSARGRLASARGKLAQGGTPKVNQPKSRRKRSVASWLAPILVFAVIIGIWYYISDVVLSTDLQFLLPPPHQIVTQAFLDPDVRQELLKALGLTTQVALTGLACAIVIGVGWGVLMSVATWAERALFPYAVLLQCVPILALVPLMGFWFGFGFFSRVVVCVLIALFPMVSNTLFGLQSVDRGQLELFKLQKADRLTVLFKLQFPAALPAIFAGMRISAGLSVVGAIVADFSFRQGQAGIGILISNYTSRLQGPQLFAAIIVAAVLGFVIFWIFGRLRTMVVGRWYDVSADGN, from the coding sequence ATGAGCGTCACCGGGCTGCAGAAGACCGAGTCGGCGCCGGACGGGTCGGCAAGGGGGAGGCTCGCGTCGGCAAGGGGGAAACTCGCGCAGGGCGGCACCCCCAAGGTGAACCAGCCGAAGTCCAGGAGGAAAAGGAGCGTCGCGTCCTGGCTCGCCCCGATCCTGGTGTTCGCCGTCATCATCGGCATCTGGTACTACATCAGCGATGTCGTACTGAGCACCGATCTGCAATTCCTGCTGCCGCCCCCGCACCAGATCGTCACGCAGGCGTTCCTGGACCCCGATGTCCGGCAGGAGCTGTTGAAGGCGCTGGGCCTGACGACGCAGGTCGCGTTGACCGGGCTCGCCTGCGCCATCGTGATCGGGGTCGGCTGGGGGGTCCTGATGTCGGTGGCCACCTGGGCGGAGCGGGCGCTGTTCCCATATGCCGTTCTGCTGCAGTGCGTCCCGATCCTGGCGCTGGTACCGCTGATGGGCTTCTGGTTCGGATTCGGCTTCTTCTCCAGGGTGGTCGTCTGCGTGCTGATCGCCCTGTTCCCGATGGTGTCCAATACCTTGTTCGGCCTGCAGTCCGTCGATCGCGGTCAGCTCGAACTCTTCAAGCTGCAGAAGGCCGATCGCCTGACGGTCCTGTTCAAGCTGCAGTTCCCGGCCGCCCTGCCGGCCATCTTCGCCGGCATGCGGATCTCCGCCGGGCTCTCGGTCGTCGGCGCGATCGTGGCGGACTTCTCCTTCCGCCAGGGTCAGGCCGGCATCGGGATCCTGATCTCGAACTACACCTCGAGGCTGCAGGGCCCGCAGTTGTTCGCCGCCATCATCGTGGCGGCCGTGCTCGGGTTCGTCATCTTCTGGATCTTCGGCCGGCTCCGGACCATGGTGGTCGGCCGCTGGTACGACGTCTCGGCCGACGGCAACTAG
- a CDS encoding SDR family NAD(P)-dependent oxidoreductase, which translates to MRLSGRRVLVTGAARGIGACIAARCAQEGATVAVLDRLVEQGRAVAEEAGGIFVPVDLADPQNTRRAVETAIAGLGGIDVVVNNGGILRFAALLDISVADWESMFRVNTTSMLVTTQVAARAMIAAGSGGKIINMSSMAAKAGGAGQGHYAASKAAVSALTRCSALELGEFGITVNCLCPGYVLTEMGAATRTQADIDTWSTFSPLGRLAQPQDVAGVALFLASHDGDYLTGQSINVTGGMIMH; encoded by the coding sequence ATGCGTCTGAGCGGTCGTCGGGTGCTCGTCACCGGTGCCGCCCGGGGGATCGGTGCCTGCATCGCGGCCCGTTGCGCACAGGAGGGCGCGACGGTGGCGGTGCTCGACCGCCTGGTCGAGCAGGGCCGCGCCGTCGCCGAGGAGGCCGGCGGCATCTTCGTGCCGGTGGACCTGGCGGACCCGCAGAACACGCGGCGGGCCGTCGAGACCGCCATCGCCGGACTCGGCGGGATCGACGTCGTGGTCAACAACGGCGGCATACTGAGGTTCGCTGCGCTGCTGGACATCTCCGTCGCCGATTGGGAATCGATGTTCCGGGTGAACACCACGTCGATGCTCGTCACCACCCAGGTGGCAGCCCGAGCGATGATCGCGGCGGGATCCGGCGGCAAGATCATCAACATGTCCAGCATGGCGGCCAAGGCCGGCGGGGCCGGCCAGGGTCACTATGCGGCGTCGAAGGCGGCCGTGTCGGCGCTGACGCGCTGCAGCGCACTGGAACTGGGGGAGTTCGGCATCACCGTCAACTGCCTGTGCCCGGGTTACGTGCTCACCGAGATGGGGGCGGCCACCCGCACCCAGGCGGACATCGACACCTGGTCCACGTTCTCGCCGCTGGGGCGGTTGGCCCAGCCGCAGGACGTGGCCGGTGTGGCGCTGTTCCTGGCCAGTCACGACGGCGACTACCTGACCGGCCAGTCGATCAACGTGACCGGCGGGATGATCATGCACTGA
- a CDS encoding IS5 family transposase (programmed frameshift), translated as MSSPSSRYRVFSDEQWQRIERLLPTNVGRRGHPFGEHRRVVEGIAYRYRAGIPWRDLPRDVFGPWQTVWKRHRRYAGDGTWDRVLAALLTDADAAGQIDWTVSVDATINRAHQHATNTTRPEQDTGAVSNYKNLPLVDAEPAGHGIGRSRGGLTTKIHHAVDGKGRPLAIVITGGQRNDGAVLEQVLADIRVPRRGRGRPRTRPDAVLADKAYAAGITRRMLQRRGIKVVIPLKSDQIAARKRKGSKGGRPPALDRQMYRERNVVERSFALIKQWRGLATRYDKLAITYRAAVVLSACIVWNRLLEDTP; from the exons ATGAGTTCTCCTTCGTCGCGGTACCGCGTCTTCAGTGACGAGCAGTGGCAACGGATCGAGCGGTTGTTGCCGACAAATGTTGGCCGGCGGGGTCATCCGTTCGGTGAGCACCGGCGGGTGGTGGAAGGCATCGCCTACCGGTACCGGGCCGGGATCCCCTGGCGGGACTTGCCTCGGGACGTGTTCGGACCGTGGCAGACCGTGTGGAAGCGGCACCGCCGGTACGCCGGAGACGGCACCTGGGACCGGGTGCTCGCGGCGTTGTTGACCGACGCTGACGCTGCCGGTCAGATCGACTGGACCGTGTCGGTGGATGCCACCATCAACCGCGCCCACCAGCACGCGACAAACACGACACGGCCCGAGCAGGACACA GGGGCAGTATCGAACTACAAGAATCTGCCACTGGTCGATGCTGAACCTGCAGGTCACGGCATTGGCAGGTCCCGGGGCGGGTTGACCACGAAGATCCACCACGCGGTCGATGGCAAGGGCCGGCCACTGGCGATCGTCATCACCGGTGGGCAACGCAACGACGGTGCCGTCCTGGAACAGGTACTGGCCGACATCCGGGTTCCGCGCCGAGGTCGGGGGCGACCACGGACCCGACCCGATGCCGTCCTGGCGGACAAGGCCTACGCCGCCGGGATCACCCGCAGGATGCTGCAGCGCCGCGGGATCAAGGTGGTCATTCCGCTCAAGAGCGACCAGATCGCCGCCCGCAAACGTAAGGGCAGCAAGGGTGGCCGTCCACCTGCGCTGGACCGCCAGATGTACCGGGAACGCAACGTTGTCGAGCGTTCCTTCGCTCTGATCAAGCAATGGCGGGGGCTGGCCACCCGCTACGACAAGCTCGCCATCACCTACCGCGCGGCAGTGGTGCTTTCGGCGTGCATCGTCTGGAACCGACTATTGGAAGACACGCCCTAG